A genomic region of Luteolibacter sp. Y139 contains the following coding sequences:
- a CDS encoding metallophosphoesterase family protein, with amino-acid sequence MRIALFGDIHANLEALEAALADAAEQGCTDYVCLGDVVGYNADPGACLEKVRAMDCPVVKGNHDEDASGTHSLDSMNPVAAAALEWTREQLTDEQRTWLRRLRMVRQVEDFTVVHSTLDQPAHWNYVTNRFDAMSNFSYQFTQVCFHGHTHVPRVYVKTDKVAEVPADSVVIEDGSKYFINAGSVGQPRDGDWRACYAIYDLDHKLVVFRRVEYDIATTQKKILDAGLPSMLAERLADGR; translated from the coding sequence ATGCGAATCGCTCTTTTCGGTGACATTCACGCCAACCTCGAAGCCCTCGAGGCCGCGCTGGCCGATGCCGCCGAGCAGGGATGCACCGATTACGTCTGCCTCGGCGACGTCGTCGGCTACAATGCGGACCCGGGCGCCTGCCTGGAAAAGGTCCGTGCCATGGACTGCCCGGTGGTGAAAGGAAACCACGACGAGGATGCCTCCGGCACCCATTCGTTGGATTCCATGAACCCGGTGGCCGCCGCCGCGCTGGAGTGGACCCGCGAGCAGCTGACCGATGAGCAGCGCACCTGGCTGCGCCGCCTGCGGATGGTCCGCCAAGTCGAGGATTTCACGGTGGTCCACAGCACCCTCGACCAGCCAGCCCACTGGAACTACGTGACGAACCGCTTCGACGCGATGTCGAACTTCTCGTACCAGTTCACGCAGGTCTGCTTCCACGGCCATACCCACGTCCCGCGCGTGTATGTGAAGACCGACAAGGTCGCCGAGGTCCCCGCCGACTCGGTGGTGATCGAGGACGGCTCCAAGTATTTCATCAATGCCGGCTCCGTCGGCCAGCCGCGCGATGGCGATTGGCGTGCCTGCTACGCCATCTACGATCTCGACCACAAGCTGGTCGTCTTCCGCCGCGTGGAGTACGACATCGCCACCACGCAGAAGAAGATCCTCGATGCCGGCCTGCCCTCGATGCTGGCCGAGCGCCTCGCCGACGGCCGGTGA
- a CDS encoding ABC transporter permease, translating to MSRPAPNRPLDPRRIGVIAMHTFTQLVRMKVFYFLGIFALILLASNLFNIQGLDRADLEGVDVLRSIRSWSLGTMTLFSVVLGIVATALLLPKDVEDRTLYTILAKPVPRLDYLVGKLGGVILLLFASLLVMDLLMSGVLALRSHLVVEAQEAAALKAGWPKDQIESLRLETLRQGTTWDLQGAVLLVFLRSVVVSSSALMLSIISTSTLFTTITGFIVYFIGNFQETARAAYFSKDGTGPLERLAGLVVATFFPNFQLYNVVDDLIAGTTLTLKDLSGPLGMTAFYLVLHLFVSWLMFSKKEF from the coding sequence ATGTCCCGCCCCGCGCCCAACCGTCCGCTCGATCCCCGCCGCATCGGCGTGATCGCGATGCACACCTTCACGCAGCTGGTGCGGATGAAGGTCTTCTACTTCCTCGGCATCTTCGCGCTGATCCTGCTGGCGAGCAATCTCTTCAACATCCAGGGCCTCGACCGCGCGGACTTGGAAGGCGTCGATGTGCTGCGCTCGATCCGCTCGTGGTCACTGGGAACCATGACCCTGTTCTCCGTGGTGCTAGGAATCGTGGCCACGGCCCTGCTCCTGCCGAAGGACGTGGAGGACCGCACGCTCTACACCATCCTCGCCAAGCCGGTGCCCCGGCTCGACTACCTCGTGGGAAAATTGGGCGGCGTCATCTTGCTGCTGTTCGCCTCGCTACTGGTGATGGACCTGTTGATGTCCGGCGTGCTGGCACTCCGCAGCCACCTGGTCGTCGAGGCACAGGAAGCGGCCGCCTTGAAAGCCGGCTGGCCGAAGGATCAGATCGAGTCGCTCCGATTGGAAACGCTGCGCCAAGGCACCACCTGGGACCTGCAAGGGGCAGTGCTGCTGGTCTTCCTTCGCTCCGTGGTGGTGTCCTCGTCGGCACTGATGCTGTCCATTATCTCGACCAGCACGCTCTTCACGACGATCACCGGCTTCATCGTCTATTTCATCGGCAACTTCCAGGAAACCGCCCGCGCCGCCTATTTCAGCAAGGATGGGACCGGGCCGCTGGAGCGTCTGGCCGGGCTGGTGGTCGCCACCTTCTTTCCGAATTTCCAGCTCTACAATGTGGTCGATGACCTGATCGCGGGCACCACGCTGACGCTGAAGGACCTCTCGGGTCCGCTGGGCATGACCGCCTTCTATCTGGTGCTGCACCTGTTCGTGTCCTGGCTGATGTTCTCGAAAAAGGAGTTCTGA